Below is a genomic region from Desulfobacter sp..
AATGCAACTTTTATGGTCCATGGTCCGGCTGAATACCAACATTTTTTTAACCGAATCCCCAAACAGGTCCTGGAGAATCACCCAGGTCTTGTCAAAACCCGCATCCAGGTAAATTGCAGCAATAACAGCTTCAAAGGCATCTGAAAGAATGGAATTTTTATCCCCCCCGCCAGACAGGAACTCTCCTTTGCCCAACTTTATGAACCGGCCAAGGTCAATTCTCCTGGCCATTCGGGCCAGGCCGGGTTCGCTGACCAGGTTTGAACGCAATTTGGACAATTCGCCTTCCGGCTTGGACGGATCGGCTTCCATGAGCATCTGTCCCACGCATAGACCCAATACGGCATCTCCCAAAAATTCCAGGCGCTCGTTGTCAGACTCGCAACTGCTCTGATTTTCATTGAGAAAAGACCGGTGGCAAAGGGCATTGGACAAAAGGGAAATATCCTTAAACTGATATTGAAGGTTCTTTTCAAGAAGATCCAGCCTGGGGGGATATCGCAGCTCGGTCAAACGTTCGGTCACAGCTTTGAACACAGATGGCCGGACCCTCAGGTCTCCTTTTCCCCGGCCAAGGTCGACCCCCTTGTTAAAGCTGCCGTGAAAATCAGACCCGCCTGTGGCCACAAGATTCTTTTTTCTGGCCATGGCCGCAAACCGCTCTATCTGCTGGGCATCATGGTCGGTATAAAAGACCTCAATACCTTGAAGTCCCTGGGCTGCAAGCATATCCACAAAGGGTTCAAGCCCCCGGCTGACCTGAAATTCCAAAAGGCCGGGATGGGCCAGCACCGGGATCCCCCCCGCGTCCAGAATCAGACCAATGGCCTCTTTGCATGAGATCTTAAACTTGTCCACATAGGCCGGTTTATCCTTGCCCATATAAAGGTCAAAAGCCTGCTTAAAACTGTTCACATACCCTTTTTCCACCAACAGCTCGGCAATATGGGGACGACCTGTCTGACGCGCCCCGAACCGTTTTTCCACCTCGGCCAGGGTGATATCAAAACCGATCTCATTCAGCTTTTCAATGATCTTGGGGTTTCTCTGTTCACGGGACTTGACAGCCTGGTTCAACACCTGATTAAGGCGCCTGTCATAAACGGAAAATCCATACCCCAGCATGTGGACACTGCCAAGGAATTTAAATTCTAAAGGGGGAGTACAGGATATTTCAACCCCTGTAATGAATTCCAGGGGATATGAGGGAACGAGATGGGCAATCTCTTTGACTCCGGCAATGGAATCATGATCCGTCAGGGCAATGGCCCTGACACCCGTTTCCCTGGCCAGATCAAGGATTTGTAAAGGCGTCAGGGAACCGTCCGAAGCCGTCGAATGTATATGAAGATCAATCAAGAATAATAATATTCGCCTTGGCTCTGCTTTTCTTAGATACCAAGCGCTTTCTCCATATCTTCTTCCCGGGTTTTACACTCAATACACTGGGTGGTCACCGGCCTTGCCTTAAGACGCTCAATGGAAATATCTTCTTCACACCCCTCACAGATGCCAAAGGTGCCGTTTTCAATCCGTACCAGGGCTTTTTTAATTTTTTTAATTAATTTATGCTCCCGGTCTCTTATCCGAAGCTCAAAACTTCTCTCAGCCTCATGGGACGCCCGGTCCGTGGGATCGGCAAAATTCTCTTTGGGCTTGGTCATGCCCGTTACCGTGCTGTCGGCATGGGAAAGCAGTTCAGTGAGCCTCTCTGTCAGCAAATTCTTAAAAAAATCAAGTTCTTGTTTTTTCATGGCCTTGTCCTCACTTTGTAATGTACAACTACCAGCGCATCAGAATTGAATATTATATTCTGATCTTTTTTCAAAGTAAAGACTTAAATTGCCTGTAAAATAAGAGCAAACAAAATTATTCTTTCTCTAAAATGTCCAAATTAAATAATTGACGGGCCACATTCAAATACAGGGAATCGTCACGATGGTCCCCTGTATTGCGTAAAAAAAGAATGGGATCATGTATGGCCCGGGTGGCAATGGCTCGGGTCATCCGCTCTATGGACTGGATATCCTGTGCAGACAGATGGCCCAACCCGGGCAGGGTTTTTTTAAACTCCATATCCACGATGCCCGTCATTTTATCGTTGATGGCCTTGATGGTAGGTACGATGGACAGGCCGTCCAGCCATTTTCGAAAGGCAACCAAAGCCTCTTCAACAAATCGTGCCGCCTTGACGGTTTCCTGCTCCCTTGCCTGAATATTGGATTCCACGATATTCTTTAAATCATCGATATCATAGACATAGGCATTAGACATCCGATTGATCCTGGGATCAATATCCCTTGGCACGGCAATGTCAATAAAAAACAAGGTGTTGTGTTTCCTCTTTTTCATGACCTGCTTGACCTGGTCCCGGGTCAGCACATAATCGGTGGCCCCGGTGGAACTGATGATAATATCCACGTCAGCCAGGGCAGCAACCCTTTCTTCATACTGAACGGCAGTGCCGTTAAACTTCTGGGCAAGGGTCAGGGCATTTTTAAAGGTCCTGTTGGCCACCACAATCTGCTTGACTTTATGGGCCATTAAATGCTCTACGGCCAACTCTGCCATTTCACCGGCCCCGAGCAGCATCACGCTCTTGGTGGACAAATCCGAGAATATCTTATTGGCAAGCTCTATGGCGGCATAGGAGATGGAAACCGCATTGTCCCCAATGCCGGTCTCTTTTCTGACCCGTTTTGCCACTGAAAAGGCCTTGTGCATCATCCTGTTGAGCAACACTCCGGATGCCCCCACAGTTACCGCTGTTTTATAGGCTTTCTTAACCTGGCCCAGAATCTGGGGTTCTCCCACCATCATGGAATCAAGACTGGCTGCCACACAAAACATGTGGCGGATGGCATCATCATCTTCAAGAATATAAAGAGAAGACCTGAATTTTTCCACAGGCAGGTCTTTATGGGAAGAGATAAACTCAATCATCTTTTCGATCTGATCCCCGGTTTCAGGGATATAGACAATCTCTGTGCGGTTGCATGTGGAAAAAACCAGCCCCTCCCGGATGCAGGGATCTTCTTTAAAAGATTCCAAAGCAGCCAGGGTCTCGTCCGAAGAAAAGGATAATTTTTCCCGGATTTCCACCGGGGCGGTTTTATGGTTGGCACCAATAAGTATAATTTTTGACATGGTTTGCTTCAATGTTTTGCTATTGGGTAAAGGCCTGGTGATGTCCGCCAAGGATCAGGTTCACGCCCAAAAAGGTAAAAATAATAATGGCAAATCCCACAATGGACATGATGGCAGATTTCCTGCCCCGCCATCCCGAATACAGGCGCAAATGCAAAAGAGCGGCATAGATCAGCCAGGTCCCCACGGAAAACACCTCTTTCAAATCCCAGCTCCAGAACCTGCCCCATACGGATTTTGCATAAATAAATCCGGTGACCAGGCCAAAGGTCAAAAGGGCAAACCCGGTGGTAATGCAAGTGTATGAGACCATGTCCAGAAAATCCAACGAGGGCAGCCGTTTGAAAAAAAATCCAGGACTCTTGCCCTTGATTCCCATCTCCTGAATCAGATAGAGGATGCCGGCACCGCAGGCAAGGCCCAGAGCTGCATCCCCGGTGAATATCAGGACAATATGGGCCACAAACCAGACGCCTTTAAAAATCTTATCCGGCGCCACAGGGGTTGACGGAAGAATAAGAACGGCAAGCATTGTGGCAGATAATATGCCAGTGGCAAATATCCCCAGGATTTTAAGGTTAAACCGATACTGGACATAGAGAAACATGGCGCCCAAAGCCAGGGCAGACATGGAAAGGCTTTGAACCAGGTTGTGAACGGGAAAACCGCCCGTGGTCACCCCGGCAATAATCATTGAGACCAGGTGAAGAACCACCGCCAGCACCA
It encodes:
- a CDS encoding glutamyl-tRNA reductase, producing the protein MSKIILIGANHKTAPVEIREKLSFSSDETLAALESFKEDPCIREGLVFSTCNRTEIVYIPETGDQIEKMIEFISSHKDLPVEKFRSSLYILEDDDAIRHMFCVAASLDSMMVGEPQILGQVKKAYKTAVTVGASGVLLNRMMHKAFSVAKRVRKETGIGDNAVSISYAAIELANKIFSDLSTKSVMLLGAGEMAELAVEHLMAHKVKQIVVANRTFKNALTLAQKFNGTAVQYEERVAALADVDIIISSTGATDYVLTRDQVKQVMKKRKHNTLFFIDIAVPRDIDPRINRMSNAYVYDIDDLKNIVESNIQAREQETVKAARFVEEALVAFRKWLDGLSIVPTIKAINDKMTGIVDMEFKKTLPGLGHLSAQDIQSIERMTRAIATRAIHDPILFLRNTGDHRDDSLYLNVARQLFNLDILEKE
- the dksA gene encoding RNA polymerase-binding protein DksA — encoded protein: MKKQELDFFKNLLTERLTELLSHADSTVTGMTKPKENFADPTDRASHEAERSFELRIRDREHKLIKKIKKALVRIENGTFGICEGCEEDISIERLKARPVTTQCIECKTREEDMEKALGI
- the rnc gene encoding ribonuclease III; the protein is MIDLHIHSTASDGSLTPLQILDLARETGVRAIALTDHDSIAGVKEIAHLVPSYPLEFITGVEISCTPPLEFKFLGSVHMLGYGFSVYDRRLNQVLNQAVKSREQRNPKIIEKLNEIGFDITLAEVEKRFGARQTGRPHIAELLVEKGYVNSFKQAFDLYMGKDKPAYVDKFKISCKEAIGLILDAGGIPVLAHPGLLEFQVSRGLEPFVDMLAAQGLQGIEVFYTDHDAQQIERFAAMARKKNLVATGGSDFHGSFNKGVDLGRGKGDLRVRPSVFKAVTERLTELRYPPRLDLLEKNLQYQFKDISLLSNALCHRSFLNENQSSCESDNERLEFLGDAVLGLCVGQMLMEADPSKPEGELSKLRSNLVSEPGLARMARRIDLGRFIKLGKGEFLSGGGDKNSILSDAFEAVIAAIYLDAGFDKTWVILQDLFGDSVKKMLVFSRTMDHKSCIQEYAQEHYGTVPEYVVEREMGPDHDKTFEICLILGSIKARGKGKTKKAAEQDAARNALAILNPDS
- the ccsA gene encoding cytochrome c biogenesis protein CcsA, which encodes MAGYICYLFHQKDRIQKVAFGFVVLAVVLHLVSMIIAGVTTGGFPVHNLVQSLSMSALALGAMFLYVQYRFNLKILGIFATGILSATMLAVLILPSTPVAPDKIFKGVWFVAHIVLIFTGDAALGLACGAGILYLIQEMGIKGKSPGFFFKRLPSLDFLDMVSYTCITTGFALLTFGLVTGFIYAKSVWGRFWSWDLKEVFSVGTWLIYAALLHLRLYSGWRGRKSAIMSIVGFAIIIFTFLGVNLILGGHHQAFTQ